The following coding sequences are from one Phycisphaeraceae bacterium window:
- the gcvH gene encoding glycine cleavage system protein GcvH: MATPTDRVYSESHEWHKVEGDTLTLGLTQFAVDQLTDVTYVQMKPKGTKFKAGESVGEVESVKTTSDIYCAAGGEVIEVNAALTDDPSLVNSDPYGKGWLVKVRVADGSGLSSLMDSGAYGKKYGG, translated from the coding sequence ATGGCAACGCCGACCGATCGGGTGTATTCCGAGTCTCACGAGTGGCACAAGGTCGAGGGCGACACGCTGACGCTGGGGCTGACCCAGTTCGCGGTCGACCAGCTGACGGATGTGACGTATGTGCAGATGAAGCCCAAGGGGACGAAGTTCAAGGCAGGGGAGTCAGTGGGTGAGGTCGAGTCGGTGAAGACGACCAGTGACATCTACTGCGCGGCGGGGGGCGAGGTGATCGAGGTGAACGCGGCGCTCACGGACGACCCGTCGCTGGTGAACAGCGATCCGTACGGGAAGGGGTGGCTGGTCAAGGTGAGGGTGGCCGACGGCAGCGGGCTGTCGTCGCTGATGGATTCCGGCGCGTACGGAAAGAAGTACGGCGGGTGA
- a CDS encoding TIM barrel protein, with amino-acid sequence MLLTLAASSFRAMLRKDRAGAKSLKLTDLPRFTREQLGLFGLNLSTDLLVGMDLSQLDQLRDAADKASCPCLVLIETDPQPFGFADDRADAAVERMIRVARAANRLGCNAAAVSVAADDTDDCLSVAADALKVALRACDKLEINLLLAPHKGLTENPDRLTELIKKVGGFRIGTFPDFQTASLAPDPISYLRRLTPYAAAVSASCVSFTSKKGEVTHAPYDLMAYTQTVASVGYTGTLAIDFRGEGDPAAAIAHARDTLDAAIGGATLELPDE; translated from the coding sequence ATGCTCCTCACTCTCGCGGCCAGTTCGTTCCGTGCCATGCTCCGCAAAGACCGCGCGGGGGCCAAGTCCCTCAAGCTCACCGACCTCCCCCGGTTCACGCGCGAGCAACTGGGCCTCTTCGGCCTCAACCTCTCCACCGACCTGCTCGTCGGCATGGATCTCTCGCAGCTCGATCAACTCCGCGACGCCGCCGACAAGGCCTCCTGCCCCTGCCTCGTCCTCATCGAGACCGATCCGCAGCCCTTCGGCTTCGCTGACGACCGCGCCGACGCCGCGGTCGAGCGCATGATCCGCGTCGCCCGCGCCGCGAACCGCCTCGGCTGCAACGCCGCCGCGGTCTCCGTCGCCGCAGACGACACCGACGACTGCCTCTCCGTCGCCGCCGACGCCCTGAAGGTCGCCCTTCGCGCCTGCGACAAGCTCGAGATCAACCTCCTGCTCGCCCCCCACAAGGGCCTCACCGAGAACCCCGACCGCCTCACCGAGCTGATCAAGAAGGTCGGCGGCTTCCGCATCGGCACCTTCCCCGATTTCCAGACCGCCTCCCTCGCCCCGGACCCGATCTCCTACCTCCGGCGCCTCACCCCCTACGCCGCGGCCGTCTCCGCGTCGTGCGTCTCCTTCACCTCCAAGAAGGGTGAGGTCACCCACGCCCCCTACGATCTCATGGCCTATACCCAGACGGTGGCATCCGTCGGCTACACGGGTACACTGGCTATTGACTTCCGCGGCGAGGGCGACCCCGCCGCAGCGATCGCGCACGCCCGGGACACCCTCGACGCCGCCATCGGCGGCGCCACCCTGGAGTTGCCCGACGAATGA
- the cmk gene encoding (d)CMP kinase: MRPTRLIVTIDGPAGTGKTSVGRALARRLGLKFLDTGAMYRAAAAIGLDEGIVTREGEGPVRIRDAALVEAVARADLHFDWQADPPALHAFGRPIMGRIRDKDVTAVVSPVSTIPALRHFMVQEQLQIAAAHPLLLTEGRDQGRFVFPDAEVKFFLEASVQVRARRRAEELRAAGRTVDEGAVFRDIQDRDLRDKSRIDNPMVPATDAVLVDTSNLTFDQVLDRLELLVHARTGTASAGSHH; this comes from the coding sequence GTGCGCCCGACCCGCCTCATTGTCACCATTGACGGGCCCGCCGGGACCGGCAAGACCTCCGTCGGCCGCGCCCTCGCACGCCGCCTCGGCCTCAAGTTCCTCGACACCGGCGCCATGTACCGCGCCGCCGCGGCCATCGGGCTCGATGAGGGCATCGTCACCCGCGAGGGCGAGGGCCCCGTCCGCATCCGCGATGCCGCCCTGGTCGAAGCCGTCGCCCGCGCCGATCTCCACTTCGACTGGCAGGCCGATCCGCCCGCCCTCCACGCCTTCGGCCGCCCCATCATGGGCCGCATCCGCGACAAAGATGTGACCGCCGTCGTCTCCCCCGTCTCCACCATCCCCGCCCTGCGCCACTTCATGGTGCAGGAGCAACTCCAGATCGCCGCGGCCCACCCGCTGCTCCTCACCGAGGGCCGCGACCAGGGCCGCTTCGTCTTCCCCGATGCCGAGGTGAAGTTCTTCCTCGAAGCCTCGGTCCAGGTCCGTGCCCGCCGTCGTGCCGAGGAACTCCGCGCCGCCGGCCGCACCGTCGATGAGGGCGCCGTCTTCCGCGACATCCAGGACCGCGACCTGCGCGACAAGTCCCGCATCGACAACCCCATGGTCCCCGCCACCGACGCCGTGCTCGTCGATACCTCGAACCTCACGTTCGACCAGGTCCTCGACCGCCTCGAACTCCTGGTCCACGCACGCACCGGCACGGCGTCCGCAGGCTCCCACCACTGA
- a CDS encoding 1-acyl-sn-glycerol-3-phosphate acyltransferase encodes MLKTAPAHATRTILQRLVYDFCWRLCLTILSLLYRLRIDGAEHIPDSGPLLVVANHQSHFDPPAIGMAFRRRLLNFLAREGLFSNRLFGWLIRTLGSIPLSETHGDTGAMRTSIDALKAGSALLVFPEGSRCNDGSIASFKRGIWLLLSRAKCDVLPVAIEGAFDAWPRTRKSPHLFGRRIAIRVGPVIPHTQLAAMKPDEGLDFLRTTIDSLRLAARERLRAESGDRYPARGPGDSPASTATPTITRPAPVAR; translated from the coding sequence ATGCTCAAGACCGCTCCAGCACACGCAACCCGGACGATTCTCCAGCGTCTGGTCTACGATTTCTGCTGGCGTCTCTGCCTCACCATCCTCTCACTCCTTTACCGCCTCCGCATCGACGGCGCCGAGCACATCCCCGATTCCGGCCCCCTCCTTGTCGTCGCCAACCACCAGTCCCATTTCGATCCCCCCGCCATCGGCATGGCCTTCCGTCGCCGCCTGCTCAACTTCCTCGCCCGCGAGGGGCTCTTCTCCAACAGGCTCTTCGGCTGGTTGATCCGCACGCTCGGTTCAATCCCCCTCTCCGAAACCCACGGCGACACCGGCGCGATGCGCACCAGCATCGACGCGCTCAAAGCCGGCAGCGCCCTCCTCGTCTTTCCCGAGGGCAGCCGCTGCAACGACGGCTCCATCGCCTCGTTCAAACGCGGCATCTGGCTCCTGCTTTCCCGCGCCAAGTGCGATGTCCTCCCTGTCGCGATCGAGGGCGCCTTCGACGCCTGGCCCCGTACCCGTAAGAGCCCCCACCTCTTCGGCAGGCGCATCGCCATCCGCGTCGGACCGGTGATCCCGCACACCCAACTCGCCGCGATGAAGCCCGATGAGGGACTCGACTTCCTCCGCACCACCATCGACTCGCTCCGCCTCGCCGCCCGCGAACGGCTCCGCGCCGAATCCGGCGACCGCTACCCCGCGCGTGGCCCGGGCGATTCACCGGCGTCCACCGCCACCCCGACCATCACGCGGCCTGCGCCCGTCGCGCGCTGA
- a CDS encoding DUF1328 domain-containing protein, producing MLYWAAVFFIIAIIAAVFGFGGIAAGAVGIAKILFVVFIILFLISLIFGFVRRVPK from the coding sequence ATGCTCTACTGGGCCGCCGTCTTCTTCATCATCGCCATCATCGCCGCCGTCTTCGGATTCGGCGGCATCGCCGCCGGCGCGGTCGGCATCGCCAAGATCCTTTTCGTGGTCTTCATCATCCTCTTCCTCATTTCGCTGATCTTCGGCTTCGTCCGGCGGGTCCCGAAGTAG
- the clcA gene encoding H(+)/Cl(-) exchange transporter ClcA has product MTGTRHEKPEVAEGAADSAEFGPSPRARSSRKAHFLRAGVVGLLSGAIALAFKIAVTGAEHGRSALLAVLHDHPAWGWAVLPVVGLVVGSLVGWITQRFAPSAAGSGIPHLKGVLLHTATLDWRRILPVKFIGGALGIGAGLSLGREGPTVHMGAAVAQVVSRVLRVPAADVPQLLSAGAGAGLAAAFNAPLAGLVFVIEELHRELSSRTAAGGLVAAVCATLVAHSLSGDVPSFEVTGLQPIPVSLLPWVVVLGLVAGVGGVAFNKALLGATAFSYKVKKVPRWALPGVVCAAAGLIGWWMPLVPGGGHALAESILTGKLQLGIWALVVLLGMKFLLTAASYGSGPPGGIFAPMLVLGTLLGGVFAEILPRVSPALAGHSAALSVLCMGAFFVSSVRAPMTGIVLISEMTGGYTLLFPLCLVAIVAYLTAEALRDRPVYEALMEQDMERRGKAATVEARSVYIGVQSGSPVAEKRIAQAGFPRGCLVVGVERAGRWLHPAADLEVLPGDHITVMVPAGNADAMTELARLCTGL; this is encoded by the coding sequence ATGACGGGCACACGGCACGAGAAACCGGAGGTCGCCGAGGGCGCGGCGGATTCGGCTGAGTTTGGTCCATCGCCGCGGGCGCGGTCGAGCCGGAAGGCGCACTTCCTCAGGGCCGGTGTGGTGGGGCTGCTGTCCGGGGCGATCGCGCTGGCGTTCAAGATCGCGGTGACGGGGGCGGAGCATGGGCGCAGCGCGCTGCTCGCGGTTCTGCATGATCATCCTGCGTGGGGATGGGCGGTGTTGCCGGTGGTGGGGCTGGTGGTGGGGAGCCTCGTTGGGTGGATTACGCAGCGGTTTGCGCCCTCGGCGGCGGGGAGCGGGATTCCGCACCTCAAGGGTGTGCTGCTGCACACGGCGACGCTGGATTGGCGGCGGATCCTGCCGGTGAAGTTCATCGGTGGGGCGCTGGGGATCGGGGCGGGACTGTCGCTGGGTCGCGAGGGGCCGACGGTGCACATGGGTGCGGCGGTGGCGCAGGTGGTGTCGCGGGTGCTGCGGGTGCCCGCGGCGGATGTGCCGCAGTTGCTGTCGGCGGGTGCGGGTGCGGGGCTGGCGGCGGCGTTCAATGCGCCGCTGGCGGGGCTGGTGTTCGTGATCGAGGAACTGCACCGGGAGTTGTCGTCGAGAACTGCGGCGGGCGGGCTGGTGGCGGCGGTGTGCGCGACGCTGGTGGCGCACTCGCTCTCGGGGGATGTGCCGTCATTCGAGGTGACGGGGCTACAGCCGATCCCGGTGTCGCTGCTGCCGTGGGTGGTGGTGCTGGGGTTGGTGGCGGGGGTGGGCGGGGTGGCGTTCAACAAGGCGCTGCTGGGGGCGACGGCGTTCTCGTACAAGGTGAAGAAGGTGCCGCGGTGGGCGCTGCCGGGGGTGGTGTGCGCAGCCGCGGGGCTGATCGGGTGGTGGATGCCGCTGGTGCCGGGGGGTGGGCATGCGCTGGCGGAGTCGATCCTGACCGGGAAGCTGCAACTGGGGATCTGGGCGCTGGTGGTGCTGCTGGGGATGAAGTTCCTGCTGACGGCGGCGAGCTACGGATCGGGTCCGCCGGGCGGCATCTTTGCGCCGATGCTGGTGCTTGGGACGCTGCTGGGAGGGGTGTTCGCGGAGATCCTGCCGCGGGTGTCGCCGGCGCTTGCGGGGCACAGCGCGGCGCTTTCGGTGCTGTGCATGGGAGCGTTCTTCGTGTCGTCGGTGCGGGCGCCGATGACGGGGATCGTGCTGATCAGCGAGATGACTGGGGGCTACACGCTGCTGTTCCCGCTGTGCCTGGTGGCGATCGTGGCGTACCTGACGGCGGAGGCGCTGCGGGACAGGCCGGTGTACGAGGCGCTGATGGAGCAGGACATGGAGCGGCGGGGGAAGGCGGCGACGGTGGAGGCGCGGTCGGTGTACATCGGCGTGCAGTCGGGCTCGCCGGTGGCGGAGAAGAGGATCGCGCAGGCGGGGTTTCCGCGCGGGTGCCTGGTGGTGGGAGTGGAGCGGGCCGGGCGGTGGCTGCACCCGGCGGCGGATCTCGAGGTGCTGCCGGGGGATCACATCACGGTGATGGTGCCGGCGGGGAACGCGGATGCGATGACGGAGTTGGCGCGGCTGTGCACGGGGCTGTAG
- a CDS encoding sulfite exporter TauE/SafE family protein: MRGVVVLASGWAAGLSAGGVLGVIGLGAVAGVMGGLAGVGGSMVILPGLHAAMGSEPQSVHHLYMAAAMTVNAVYGLAAMLRHRAAGAVRGDLLPGLMGSALVAVVAGVAVSNGFDGNGLRYLLAVFIAGYCVWNTWQVVMGRAERVRAGRGPRAWRLVGTGLVMGFVSGLLGLGGGVLLVPMLQAVCGLRVREAVATSSAVVLGVSVLGAGAKLATLPAHGHSAVTALVLAGLMAPTAVIGARIGAGLTHSLPLGAVRVAITVLLAGAAGKLAGVW; this comes from the coding sequence ATGAGAGGAGTCGTGGTGCTGGCAAGTGGTTGGGCGGCGGGGTTGTCGGCGGGTGGGGTGCTGGGGGTCATCGGGCTGGGGGCGGTGGCGGGGGTGATGGGTGGGCTGGCGGGGGTTGGTGGGTCGATGGTGATTCTGCCGGGGCTGCACGCGGCGATGGGGAGCGAGCCGCAGAGCGTGCACCATCTGTACATGGCGGCGGCGATGACGGTGAACGCGGTGTATGGGCTGGCCGCGATGCTGCGGCACCGCGCGGCCGGGGCGGTGCGGGGCGATCTGCTGCCGGGGCTGATGGGGTCGGCGCTGGTGGCGGTGGTGGCGGGCGTTGCGGTCTCGAACGGGTTTGATGGGAACGGGCTGCGGTATCTGCTCGCGGTGTTCATCGCGGGGTACTGCGTGTGGAACACGTGGCAGGTGGTGATGGGCCGGGCGGAGCGCGTGCGGGCGGGGCGCGGGCCGCGGGCGTGGCGGCTGGTCGGAACGGGGCTCGTGATGGGGTTCGTGTCGGGGCTGCTGGGGCTTGGCGGCGGGGTGTTGCTGGTGCCGATGCTGCAGGCGGTGTGCGGGCTGCGGGTGCGGGAGGCGGTGGCGACGAGTTCGGCGGTGGTGCTCGGGGTGTCGGTGCTCGGGGCGGGCGCGAAACTGGCGACGCTGCCGGCGCACGGGCACTCGGCGGTGACGGCGCTGGTGCTCGCGGGGCTGATGGCGCCGACGGCGGTGATCGGGGCGAGGATCGGCGCGGGGCTGACGCACTCGCTGCCGCTGGGCGCGGTGCGCGTGGCGATCACGGTGCTGCTGGCGGGCGCGGCGGGGAAGCTGGCGGGAGTGTGGTGA
- a CDS encoding DUF86 domain-containing protein — protein sequence MQRDPSAPGGGGAASREDRKRVEHMLRCSRDARTVVGGDDAATLAADMVRSRALVNCFTEIGEAAARLTSEGRERVGPIPWRQIVGMRNIVVHVYWGIDHAELVKTVRDDLPALITALEAALGAWPRTGDGRQV from the coding sequence ATGCAGCGTGACCCGTCAGCGCCGGGAGGCGGGGGAGCGGCATCCCGAGAGGACCGCAAGCGTGTCGAGCACATGCTGAGGTGCTCGCGGGATGCACGGACGGTCGTGGGTGGGGATGATGCGGCCACACTGGCGGCGGACATGGTTCGATCGAGGGCGCTGGTCAACTGCTTTACCGAGATCGGCGAGGCGGCGGCGCGGCTGACATCGGAGGGGCGAGAACGGGTCGGTCCGATTCCGTGGCGGCAGATCGTCGGCATGAGGAACATCGTCGTTCATGTCTACTGGGGCATTGACCATGCCGAACTCGTGAAGACCGTGAGGGATGACCTGCCGGCGCTCATCACGGCGTTGGAGGCGGCGCTTGGGGCGTGGCCACGCACGGGCGATGGTCGACAGGTTTGA
- a CDS encoding nucleotidyltransferase domain-containing protein: MLRFHDISFDLAGIAAACQRAGVVRLYLFGSILTDRFRDDSDIDMLVETDPKRPVGLLALGGLQMDLSDLLGRRVHLTLLGGVPASERAAVLAGARRLDAA, from the coding sequence GTGCTGCGGTTTCATGACATTTCGTTTGACCTGGCGGGCATTGCTGCCGCGTGCCAGCGCGCCGGGGTTGTGCGGCTCTACCTGTTCGGGTCGATCCTGACCGATCGATTTCGGGACGACAGCGATATCGACATGCTGGTCGAGACGGATCCCAAGCGGCCGGTCGGACTGCTGGCGCTCGGGGGTCTTCAGATGGACCTGTCCGATCTTCTCGGGCGGCGTGTTCACTTGACCCTGCTTGGAGGTGTGCCGGCGTCGGAACGGGCGGCGGTGCTCGCTGGGGCGAGGAGGCTTGATGCAGCGTGA
- a CDS encoding 3D domain-containing protein, translated as MKTVDQATAAPAFVRAARLRENRLAILQGIVFGAMAVLVAYSAVVAKQLRSTSRIAALVAIDPPPPSLTPSNPAIPADPIVDPLASAPADPDPAAADSTDASSLPPDTRWFNGRPLRPARTYTMTVTAYTPDEISCGPFADGITASLHSVETNAGNLVAADSRILPLGSMVSVPGYDNDRVVPVLDRGGKIKGHRIDLLMRTNEEARRWGVKKLRVTEWEYADGQPPDDWRKIRDSK; from the coding sequence GTGAAGACCGTCGACCAGGCCACCGCCGCACCCGCGTTCGTCCGCGCCGCAAGGCTGCGCGAGAACCGCCTCGCGATCCTCCAGGGGATCGTCTTCGGTGCCATGGCCGTCCTCGTCGCCTACTCCGCCGTCGTCGCCAAGCAGCTCCGGTCCACCTCCCGGATCGCCGCCCTCGTCGCCATCGATCCCCCGCCCCCCAGCCTCACGCCCTCAAACCCCGCCATCCCGGCCGACCCGATCGTCGACCCCCTCGCCTCCGCTCCCGCCGACCCCGACCCGGCTGCCGCCGACTCCACCGACGCATCCTCCCTCCCGCCCGACACGCGCTGGTTCAACGGCCGCCCCCTCCGCCCCGCGCGCACCTACACCATGACCGTCACCGCCTACACCCCCGACGAGATCTCCTGCGGCCCCTTCGCCGACGGCATCACCGCCTCCCTCCACAGCGTCGAGACCAACGCCGGCAACCTCGTCGCCGCGGACTCCCGCATCCTCCCCCTCGGCTCCATGGTCTCCGTCCCCGGCTACGACAACGACCGCGTCGTCCCCGTCCTCGATCGCGGCGGCAAGATCAAGGGCCACCGCATCGACCTGCTCATGCGGACCAACGAAGAAGCCCGCCGCTGGGGCGTCAAGAAACTCCGCGTCACCGAGTGGGAATACGCCGACGGCCAACCCCCGGACGACTGGCGCAAAATCCGTGATTCCAAGTAA
- a CDS encoding DMP19 family protein has translation MVWTISAIVVAGMAVVAFLILRKQAGGGIGSYGGLRRQIIDESAGFEPRPSAPPPRPPGLDTRLPAAVAATLRRSYPPTDESSHTLYDCCSQVVESIRRELQSIDPEIDWFDLLTQARRAVILADMLESEVNNGGFDQYYLNSSGDGASLAPAALRLLGQEQVARLVDRGNAVFPGGPPADRAARLKLMGALDEQAKGVWESLNKEFFSLDLPAGGLSVGAAPFILEHESEFFRSA, from the coding sequence ATGGTCTGGACAATCTCGGCAATCGTCGTTGCAGGCATGGCGGTTGTCGCGTTCCTGATTCTGAGGAAACAAGCCGGCGGCGGCATCGGAAGCTACGGCGGTCTCCGCCGGCAGATCATCGATGAGTCCGCCGGCTTTGAGCCGCGTCCCAGCGCGCCCCCGCCGCGCCCTCCCGGTCTTGATACCCGCCTCCCGGCCGCCGTCGCGGCCACGCTGCGCCGCAGCTATCCACCCACCGATGAATCGTCTCACACGCTCTACGACTGCTGCAGCCAGGTCGTCGAGAGCATCCGCCGAGAACTTCAGTCAATCGACCCAGAGATCGACTGGTTTGATCTCCTGACCCAGGCACGCCGAGCCGTCATACTGGCCGATATGCTCGAATCCGAGGTGAACAACGGGGGGTTCGACCAGTACTACCTGAACTCCTCCGGCGACGGTGCCTCCCTCGCCCCCGCCGCCCTCCGTCTGCTCGGGCAAGAACAAGTGGCCAGGCTGGTCGACCGCGGCAACGCCGTGTTTCCCGGCGGCCCCCCCGCCGACCGCGCCGCCCGGCTCAAGCTGATGGGCGCTCTGGACGAGCAGGCCAAGGGCGTCTGGGAATCCCTCAACAAGGAGTTCTTCTCGCTCGATCTTCCCGCCGGCGGCCTGAGCGTCGGCGCCGCACCGTTCATCCTTGAACACGAATCCGAGTTCTTCCGATCCGCCTGA
- a CDS encoding cupin domain-containing protein, which produces MSGDPSFMNNVPDPLLAGADLPTFKYALEASTGPGVKTISNSVGKEATVEQLPISKGLAGVSMVLEPGAMRELHWHATAAEWAFVISGRVRTTVITPTGEAETNDFNPGDVWYFPRGHGHMIQCLGDTPCAFILIFDNGYFSEFGTFSISDWIGHIPRPLLAKNFGLPESAFENFPTGEVYFARGEIPPAAQSLPLQGRRLPPLTHKYELLSQPPHAVFKGGREWRVDASRFPISTTVTGVILDLDPGALRELHWHPNADEWQYVLDGRISVTMFGSHGRYRAETLDKGDVAYIPSGYGHSIENIGDRPCRILIGFNSGTYQAINLSQWFAGNPTDVLATNFNKPAALFDKFPRSDVFIASKDGPQA; this is translated from the coding sequence ATGTCCGGCGACCCCAGTTTCATGAACAACGTCCCCGACCCCCTCCTGGCCGGCGCCGACCTGCCGACCTTCAAATACGCCCTCGAGGCCTCCACCGGCCCGGGCGTCAAGACGATCAGCAACAGCGTCGGCAAGGAGGCCACCGTCGAGCAACTCCCCATCTCAAAGGGGCTCGCCGGCGTGTCCATGGTCCTCGAACCCGGCGCCATGCGCGAACTCCACTGGCACGCCACCGCCGCCGAGTGGGCCTTCGTCATCAGCGGCCGTGTCCGCACCACCGTCATCACTCCCACCGGTGAAGCCGAGACCAACGATTTCAACCCCGGCGACGTCTGGTACTTCCCCCGCGGCCACGGCCACATGATCCAGTGCCTCGGCGACACCCCCTGCGCCTTCATCCTCATCTTCGATAACGGCTACTTCTCCGAGTTCGGAACCTTCAGTATCTCCGACTGGATCGGACACATCCCGCGCCCCCTCCTCGCCAAGAACTTCGGCCTCCCCGAGTCCGCCTTCGAGAACTTCCCCACCGGCGAGGTCTACTTCGCCCGCGGCGAGATCCCCCCCGCCGCCCAGTCCCTCCCCCTCCAGGGCCGCAGGCTCCCCCCGCTCACGCACAAGTACGAACTCCTCTCCCAGCCCCCGCACGCCGTCTTCAAAGGCGGCCGCGAGTGGCGCGTCGATGCCTCCCGCTTCCCCATCTCCACCACCGTCACCGGCGTCATCCTCGACCTCGACCCCGGCGCCCTCCGCGAACTCCACTGGCACCCCAACGCCGACGAATGGCAGTACGTCCTCGACGGCCGCATCAGCGTCACCATGTTCGGCTCCCACGGCCGTTACCGCGCCGAGACCCTCGACAAGGGCGACGTCGCCTACATCCCCTCCGGCTACGGCCACTCCATCGAGAACATCGGCGACCGCCCCTGCCGCATCCTCATCGGCTTCAACAGCGGAACCTACCAGGCGATCAACCTCTCCCAGTGGTTCGCCGGCAACCCCACCGACGTCCTCGCCACCAACTTCAACAAGCCCGCCGCCCTCTTCGACAAGTTCCCCCGAAGCGACGTCTTCATCGCCTCCAAGGATGGGCCGCAGGCCTGA
- a CDS encoding FRG domain-containing protein: MAFCTSNLSKGTSMAWRTITCDSISETCTRLHAMALRDTLAFRGESRYNDTIFPSIDRVISTDASYLRRLSLERDAINEFTIFAKAMLPWHQAECLHRDFDRLTLMQHYRAPTRLVDWTNSPWVAAFFACASDPGEDGIVRVFDQTPLYEKFKPEYGDIATTLQFGSDLDVGKLLFRHPSLNWIATVTPPVTDQRMLAQQAFFSIAGTLATDHGVLLDSAIEDSSDEFSKVLVRIPALMKPDMLKQLHRTNITAATLFPGMDGIGWHIEQTIKIRPLDARTSAIDSLDGPRIYLGQETMRRIAATRGGGRVFKRMYSQNRIDHPPTAAEAPPAHPVQE; this comes from the coding sequence ATGGCATTCTGCACCTCGAATCTGAGCAAGGGCACCTCCATGGCATGGCGCACCATTACCTGCGACAGTATTTCTGAAACTTGCACGAGATTGCATGCGATGGCACTAAGGGACACACTTGCCTTTAGGGGAGAATCTCGTTACAACGATACTATCTTCCCAAGTATTGATAGAGTTATATCGACAGATGCATCATACCTTAGGCGACTATCTCTTGAACGAGATGCGATTAATGAATTCACTATATTTGCCAAAGCCATGCTTCCTTGGCATCAAGCCGAGTGCCTGCATCGCGACTTTGACCGCCTCACTCTGATGCAGCACTACCGCGCGCCTACACGACTCGTCGATTGGACCAATTCGCCCTGGGTTGCGGCCTTCTTTGCATGTGCCTCGGACCCCGGAGAAGATGGGATTGTTCGCGTTTTTGATCAGACCCCGCTCTACGAGAAGTTCAAACCGGAGTACGGAGACATTGCTACAACGCTTCAATTCGGATCTGATCTAGATGTGGGAAAACTACTATTTCGCCATCCATCACTTAATTGGATAGCGACCGTGACTCCACCCGTCACTGACCAGCGGATGCTGGCACAACAAGCCTTTTTTTCAATTGCAGGAACGTTGGCAACGGATCACGGCGTGCTATTGGACAGCGCCATAGAGGATTCGTCAGACGAATTCTCGAAGGTGCTCGTTCGCATTCCGGCACTCATGAAGCCGGACATGTTGAAGCAACTCCATCGAACAAACATCACTGCTGCGACGCTGTTTCCTGGAATGGATGGAATTGGATGGCACATTGAGCAGACAATCAAGATCAGGCCACTTGATGCACGGACGTCCGCTATTGATTCATTGGACGGCCCCCGCATCTATCTCGGACAGGAGACTATGAGACGGATAGCCGCTACTCGAGGCGGAGGGCGCGTGTTTAAACGAATGTACTCCCAAAATCGCATCGACCACCCACCCACCGCCGCCGAAGCTCCTCCCGCCCACCCCGTGCAAGAATAG
- a CDS encoding DoxX family protein — MAMGTGSGAARPSKAAFWTGWILSVAVAPLLAFSALMKFMPNEEVAKGFEHLGWPLKLAVPLGILELACVVVYLIPRTAVVGAILLTGYMGGAIATHVRLEEPFIVQAGLAVVAWLGLYLREPRLRALIPIRL, encoded by the coding sequence ATGGCCATGGGAACTGGATCGGGCGCAGCGCGGCCGTCGAAGGCGGCGTTCTGGACCGGGTGGATTCTGAGCGTGGCGGTTGCGCCGCTGCTGGCGTTCAGCGCGCTGATGAAGTTCATGCCGAACGAGGAGGTGGCGAAGGGGTTTGAGCACCTGGGGTGGCCGCTGAAACTGGCGGTACCGCTGGGGATCCTGGAGTTGGCGTGCGTGGTGGTGTATCTGATCCCGCGGACGGCGGTGGTCGGGGCGATCCTGCTGACGGGGTACATGGGGGGCGCGATCGCGACGCATGTCCGGCTGGAGGAGCCGTTCATCGTGCAGGCGGGGCTTGCGGTGGTGGCGTGGCTGGGGTTGTACCTGCGGGAGCCGCGGCTGCGGGCGCTGATTCCGATCCGGTTGTGA